Within the Hippoglossus stenolepis isolate QCI-W04-F060 chromosome 2, HSTE1.2, whole genome shotgun sequence genome, the region ACATAGAAATATACCAAGAACAACACACGTGACGACACAGCCAAGCAAACATTGGTCAATATAGCCTTTATTTCAGCAAATCATacatacactgtaaaaaatgcATCTGTATCATAACCTTGGAACTCTATCAGAGCTGTGACGACAGTGTGTGATTGGTTGAGAGTGGCTACAGTGTCTGAGGTCATTAGGATGATTTGCATGTCATCACACTCATGTAACAGCAACACTTTAGGACTGCAGGTTTCTCCAGTCCGTAAAGCGAATTGAAATTCCAAGTTAAAAGGAACGAGGGGAGCAAAAGATgcatcaataacaataataatggtactaataataatagtgagGATGCTAAAGGACAATTAAATGGCACTTTTCAGCTCTTAACATGGAATTTCAACAGGAATTTCGATTCAAAATGAAGCGACACAGCAGTTTAAGGAATTGAAAATATAGATACAGCAGGTCCCAGGTCTGCATAACCAGTCACTTTATCAAGAATACACAAATCCGGGATCGGTTCCTGTTTTCAACCCCAGCAGATATACACTACACGCAGTTAGAGCAGATCAGGTACAAatcaagcttcttttttttttggaaacagagtaaaagcaaaaacactgttaggatgaatattttattttcatataaagCTGTCTTAACCAAAGCGTCCTCTAGCCGGTGTactaatatataaaacatgttgaaatccAGCAGAATCTAAGTGTTGCCTTAACTGCTAGTTATCTCTGTGCTTCTTTACATTCTAGCTAAGAACCCAAACGATCTGAAATATGGCCTGTATGTGACACCGTAATAAGAGAGAGACCCAAAACACGAGCCGTACCAAAAGTATCGGAGCTCAACAGTAAAGCCAATCCTATATGTAAGTGTAATGACGGAGCTTAAGTCGGTCCGGTAAGCATGCTTCTCCCAACTCTTACTGCCATCTGTCCTCCCCAGTACAAGGCACACCTCACCCTTTATCCCCCTGCCAGGCGCCATCAACAGGTCCGCACGGCTGTgtggttttttaaatttatttctgTGCAAAGAGATTTGTTCTGTCACCGCGTGCTCAAATCAAATGAAGTCTctgaaaatgagaaagaaaaacaaaccactgTGTCTTCTTCCGACAACGCTTACTTTGAGGCGCCTCCTTTCACTGACGCATTAAAAGTCAGTCGACATTTTCATCACACAGATGTCTGGCTTAAGCAGTTTAGGACGATATAAGTGTAGCTTTATCTGCGCGCCAGCTCGGGGGGAATTTTTTCCGACCTCGAGCCTCGTTCTGATTTTTTCGAGTTTAGCCTCCGGTTTCTAACGACGTCGCGCAGTATGAGGCGTACTACGACAAATCTGTTTCATCTTCTGTTTTCATCCGACGGTGGATTAGAAAAATAGATAATAATGACATTTCCCGCCTCCCCCAACACCACCGACCAAGCAGTAATTTGTCTGTCCTCGTTGCTGAGATGATTTGACTTGATTTGTGCCTCGGTGAAAACAGCTCGCATGTCGGTTCTGATCGTTATCCAActcacactgtgttttttttttcttgccttaTTTCCCCTAATGAAGCATGTCTAACtcttatcttgttttttgttttttcacacagtTACAGTCACAGTTACAAATCAAGATCAAAAGAAACCTAGAGTGCAATATTCTCTTATCTACATCATCAACATCCCACCTATACACAGGAACATTTGATAAGGAGAAAAcggggggaggaagaggatgaagaggatgaagaagggGGGAAATCTCTTTAACATTGCGCCTCGGGTGTCAACACACTCAGGCGTCGGAGTGCTGCACAAAGACGGGACACACTAGAGTACATGGATCGTCCAATGACGGGACAAGTCTTTGCACAAGTGACCAAATCCAAAGCGCTGGAGTGGTTGTCGAAATAGTCCTCGTCTTTTTCTCTGGTTGGCTGGCACACAAGTGAACAAGTGCCATTAGCCAATCAAATTTATACTTAAgacaagagggaaaaaaatcattaacgTTTGCCATaagtattgttttttctttttttaacgtATGAACAAACGATACACAGAGAGTAGTCCATAGGCTGTTAGTACGATTAAGTATCTGCCTGGGGGAGTCACCTAGAAACGTGcagtttgacaaacaaacaaacaaacaaacaaacaaacaaacaaaaagaaacagttttctcttcttttttttgttttctgttttgttttttttaaattacgaCAGATATTCTTCGTCGTCATCGTCCTCGTCTTCATCGTCCTCATCGTCCATCCCAGCCTGGTCGTTGAGGACAAACGAATCCTCATCGTCGTCTGTGAAGAGCGAGTCTCCACTGCCGGGGTCTCCAGAGGACTCCAGAATCACGCCTGGAGACAGATTCACACAACAACGTTTTTATTGTACTTTGTGGAAATGAACAGAtttcatacaaaacaaaaaagaacattttgtaTCTATAAATTATTTCCTACGTGACGTTTTAACTCCAAAACTCGCTGCATCTCTTTtactcacaaacacataaatccCGCTCTGTCTATCCTCCTCAGTGTTTTGCCTACCGCAGTCTGCAGGGCCGTGGGTGCGTGAACCCGCCGCCTCGTTGCCATAGTGATCCACACACCAGCACTGtccgctgctgctgtgacactggTGGGACCTGTAGTAACCATCCTCATCACAGGACGGCAGATACTGACCTACACATGCAAAGCAAACCACACAGACGCAAAGATTCAAGATGAAGCCAGGTAacactcatttgtgtgtgtgcgtgtgtgcgtgtgtgtgtgtgcgtgcgtctcACCGAGAAGCTTCTTCCCCGCTTGCTTTTTGTTGATGCTGGACAGCTCTGCTTTACAAGGAGAATCTGAAAAGAAGAGACAGGACACTGCAGAAGTCTGCTGTTCTGTGGACACcgccgacctttgaccttgtgtACTTTGTGCTGTCtacatggtgttttttttatcctgctGTCTCTGCTGTCCTAACTGCAGCGTCAGTGACTCATCGGTAAATACTGCTTCTGTATGaccaaaaactaaaatcctgCATCCTTGGTCCCAAACAATAGCATTTTAATGCAGTGTATTATATTGAATTATATAACATCGCATTTTACAGATTTCTGTAAGTGTATTCTGTACACTTCAAAGAAGAATATGacattctgattggctgagaaaTGTCTCCTCACTTCTATCGCTGTGTCCCAATTCGGAGGAAGTGGTCTACATGACCCACAAAGGAGGAATCGAAATTAGACAGACTGGTCTACACAGGATCTCCGTGATCTGCGTCACCAGATTGTCCCACCCTTACCTCTGTctcctagcaacagagctgcagttgaaCATGACGAGAAAGTTTCAATGCCCCTTGAAATGAGACTGAGTCTAGTTACAGCGTCACAGTTGAAGTTCAAATGCGGCTTCTGAAGAATTGGGACACAGTTTATGTTGGGAGGAGTTCTGGTGTATGCAGCTCTGACCTTGATACCACTGGGCTCAGAGTAAATGCTGAGATCAGGGAAAACAGTGACATTAGTAAATTGAAGACTGACAGGTTGTAAACAGACCGGAACTTAAGCCAAATTATCCAAAGCACTTTACGTGGATGCAAAAGTGAAAGTGTTGATCCTAATTCTCCATTGTCTGTGAAAACCGCAAATGGCCATAATAGGTCAGTCTATAAACTGTGATTTTTAGATGTTTATAATGGACCAGTAAATAGTGGGTTAtaatttctttctgttgttattGTCAACTAACCAACAATTTCCCTTTCCTTGTCCTTTATCACAATATACAGTCATGacatctgtgtttacatggatTGTACATGTCCTGGCACAAATGCATTctaagtgttttctttttgcattgttagtgtttttctatttgcatgtgagtgtgtgtgcacattccGTACCTGTGTACCTCTGGAAGCACGTGCACCACTCGGAGCTGGTTATGACTTTGTCCGCATGTGTATCGCAGGATTTGAAGAACGCGTCGGAGCACGGCTCGTTCCGGTCCAGGTACAGGCTCTTGATCTCTGGTTGGTCGAGCTGGAGGTTGAAGTTTGTGTCCAAGCGGGAGAACATCCAGCCCAGAGGGTCCTTGCAAATAGGTGACGCCCCGACctcaaactctgcagaaagaaaagaggacaaATGTACGTCATGTGGCCGTGTTGATGCATGAAGTTATTTTGACTCTGCTAGTGTCGTGTGACTCACTGTTCTTCTCCGGCTTCTGGATCTTGACTCTCTTGTGGTTGCCGTTATCGTGCAGAACTCTGAACCAGTCCCTCAGACGACTCACCACCTCCTTTAGGTCCGACTCACTGCACACTGCGGAGTAACAGCACCAGTCATTAATGATTCTTCACAGAGATGAGAACTCAGACCCTGATCAGACCTGCTGTTTACATCCGTGTTGAGAGATCCCCTCACAAGTGGACAGCGATGAGTTggcctgttcacacctggtattaaaatgcatcctgaatgtgtctcctgtgaccacatgtgatcagatctcacttccctgatgtatgtgcaaatacacaaatacatcaTTGTTGATATTGAGATAGtgaccacaaacaaatcacTTACGGACACAGAGAACATTATAATTAAGTTTCATTGTGAAGCTGCAGCGGGTCAGTGGACGTCAGCTCAGTAGGCGGTCCTTCGAttgtggcccaggatgcatttgcattcacagcaaaaagaatgtggccacatacAAGTGGAAGTGGTTCTTGTGTTCAGATCTCAGGAGGCAGTGAGGACACATTGgggtgcgttcagacctgaactcaaCGCTGACCACTTGAGATCCGATCGCCAAGGATGGATGTTTAACGGCCCTGAAACCCTGTAGGGATTTTCAGTATCATGCTAAAAGACACTTCAGTAGAGCAGAAGAGCTTGGGGCAGCTTGTGGGGAAGGGACACCACTGATGTAAGAATTGTGTCTTGTGTCATGTGTGCAGAAACGCGTACCTTTCTTCTCCGCAGAGCTCAGTTCAGGCTGAGAGGGGCAGGGACACAAGCCGGAGCACTTGACAGCGATCTTCTTCCCTGTGATGCACGCCTGATATTCTAACTTACACTGAGAGACGGAAgcagaagtgaaaataaattgagGATGTGTGTCTcagcaggaggaaatgaaatCGTGTCTCGGGTGAACTCAGATGTTTCTAATGTGGGTGAGCGATGACGTGATTGAGAGTGCATCTGTGTGCGGGCACCTTGGTGGAGTAGGTGTGGCCGTCGGTTCCACAGACGGGTGAAGGATGAACCACGGGGCAGGGTGTGCACTTTGACCCCGGACTCTGGTACAAATTGGCATCTTTAAAACTAGAGcagagagataaataaaaaaaactgatttacacacacacacacacgcactaagCATCACATGAAATGTCATTTGAATCCTTCATCATAATGGAACGCTTCTTCCTCCAGCTTCATTGAAAGCTTGTGTTTTGAGTTTGCGTTTCGTGTTCTTACATCAGTTTCAGAAATGAGACAAGGATTTGGGATTTACATGTGATTACTTTGTGGTGTGTTTGCAGTGCGTAATCATAATTGTGTCGTTGCTAAGAATAGGGAAA harbors:
- the spock3 gene encoding testican-3 isoform X2, which codes for MLSIALLCVCAFGHVCARSDSGNFLDDKWLAGRWDKFRDEPGTWSPTKSFDQGLDPAKDPCLKIKCSRHKVCVAEDYKTATCVSQRRVSFKDANLYQSPGSKCTPCPVVHPSPVCGTDGHTYSTKCKLEYQACITGKKIAVKCSGLCPCPSQPELSSAEKKVCSESDLKEVVSRLRDWFRVLHDNGNHKRVKIQKPEKNKFEVGASPICKDPLGWMFSRLDTNFNLQLDQPEIKSLYLDRNEPCSDAFFKSCDTHADKVITSSEWCTCFQRYTDSPCKAELSSINKKQAGKKLLGQYLPSCDEDGYYRSHQCHSSSGQCWCVDHYGNEAAGSRTHGPADCGVILESSGDPGSGDSLFTDDDEDSFVLNDQAGMDDEDDEDEDDDDEEYLS
- the spock3 gene encoding testican-3 isoform X1; the encoded protein is MLSIALLCVCAFGHVCARSDSGNFLDDKWLAGRWDKFRDEVEEPGTWSPTKSFDQGLDPAKDPCLKIKCSRHKVCVAEDYKTATCVSQRRVSFKDANLYQSPGSKCTPCPVVHPSPVCGTDGHTYSTKCKLEYQACITGKKIAVKCSGLCPCPSQPELSSAEKKVCSESDLKEVVSRLRDWFRVLHDNGNHKRVKIQKPEKNKFEVGASPICKDPLGWMFSRLDTNFNLQLDQPEIKSLYLDRNEPCSDAFFKSCDTHADKVITSSEWCTCFQRYTDSPCKAELSSINKKQAGKKLLGQYLPSCDEDGYYRSHQCHSSSGQCWCVDHYGNEAAGSRTHGPADCGVILESSGDPGSGDSLFTDDDEDSFVLNDQAGMDDEDDEDEDDDDEEYLS